In a single window of the Octopus sinensis linkage group LG1, ASM634580v1, whole genome shotgun sequence genome:
- the LOC115209465 gene encoding 5'-3' exoribonuclease 2 yields the protein MGVPAFFRWLSRKYTSIVVHCVEEKPKEIDDTTVPVDPSKPNPNDVEFDNLYLDMNGIIHPCCHPENKPAPANEDEMMIDIFEYIDRIFNICRPRKLLYMAIDGVAPRAKMNQQRSRRFRSSKEAVESEVEKSKLRDEVLSKGFHLPPPKEKGERFDSNCITPGTPFMFRLAECLRYYVHDRLNNSPGWENIKVILSDANVPGEGEHKIMDYIRRQRAQPDHDPNTHHCLCGADADLIMLGLATHEPHFTIIREEFKYNQPRPCELCGQLGHEMKECVGLPKEECDKPLAKALGSEQEFIFIRLCVLREHLQQQLHMDGLPFKYDFERAVDDWVFMCFFVGNDFLPHLPSLEIREGAIDRLVGIYKRCVYKTGGYLTEDGVVKLDRVQFVLSELGKVEDEIFKNRRQKDLEYRRREKQNKRPKFGEKPKWMLGGQYAPAAVGSNRDAIQNPRQTAADMRKMTYGSKQNHSDNFSRNESERSQSNKRKHEDEEDDEPADEVKLWESGWKDRYYKSKFDVDKDDVAFRHQVANHYVRGLCWVLRYYYQGCASWKWYFPYHYAPFASDFLNVGDLSNEFEKNTEPFKPLEQLMGVFPAASRQFLPVTWQRLMVDEDSPVIDFYPIDFKVDLNGKKYAWQGVALLPFVDEIRLKKALSSVYDDLTGEEKLRNTRGSDRLFVGCKNPIHSYFDSLYEQNQYNVKSQINPKLAEGMAGTVWCDNTAVLPGHTFFSPLSKLKDFKNQALCVYFADPHYGDDFLFSAKVLPNAVFPPPTVKPSDYDRKNRNQPYRPQLGFQRNSGYRDTDVNAMVRMIRHSTNQPNQPTQQGYSGDGARIPPPLELYQGRNYNNPPPMLMNWNNDNYNNSGYSGNRYGGGGGGGGYRQQNRGGGGYNRRFNNPRGGGNYGYNQNRNKSGWTDQYDQYRGNNSRSYK from the coding sequence ATGGGAGTTCCAGCATTTTTCAGATGGCTAAGCCGTAAGTATACGTCAATTGTTGTACATTGTGTGGAAGAGAAGCCAAAAGAGATTGATGACACAACAGTACCAGTAGACCCTAGTAAACCGAACCCGAACGATGTTGAATTTGATAACCTATATTTAGATATGAACGGCATTATTCATCCATGTTGTCACCCTGAAAACAAACCTGCTCCCGCAAATGAAGATGAAATGATGAttgatatttttgaatatatcGATAGAATTTTTAACATTTGCCGACCACGTAAGCTTTTGTATATGGCCATCGATGGCGTGGCTCCACGTGCAAAAATGAACCAGCAGCGTTCGCGGAGATTTCGTTCTTCCAAGGAAGCAGTTGAAAGTGAAGTAGAGAAATCTAAACTACGAGACGAAGTTTTGTCTAAAGGCTTCCATTTACCACCACCGAAAGAAAAAGGTGAAAGATTCGATAGTAATTGTATTACTCCAGGTACTCCATTTATGTTTCGTCTTGCTGAATGTCTTCGCTATTATGTCCACGATCGTTTAAATAATTCGCCTGGATGGGAAAACATCAAAGTAATTCTTTCTGATGCAAATGTTCCAGGAGAAGGAGAACATAAAATTATGGATTATATTCGACGACAGAGAGCCCAACCTGACCATGATCCAAATACGCATCACTGTCTCTGTGGAGCCGACGCTGATTTGATAATGTTGGGACTGGCAACACATGAACCACATTTTACTATAATAAGAGAAGAATTCAAGTATAATCAACCCAGACCATGTGAGCTATGTGGGCAGTTAGGGCATGAAATGAAAGAATGTGTTGGGTTACCAAAAGAAGAATGTGACAAACCACTTGCAAAAGCACTTGGTTCAGAACAAGAATTCATTTTTATCCGATTGTGTGTATTAAGAGAACACTTACAACAACAACTCCATATGGATGGGCTCCCCTTTAAATACGATTTTGAACGAGCTGTCGATGACTGGGTCTTCATGTGCTTTTTTGTTGGTAATGATTTCTTACCTCATCTGCCATCATTGGAAATCAGAGAGGGAGCTATTGACCGTCTTGTTGGCATTTATAAAAGGTGTGTTTACAAAACTGGAGGATATCTGACTGAGGATGGTGTGGTAAAGTTGGATAGAGTACAATTTGTATTGTCAGAGTTGGGAAAAGTCGAagatgaaattttcaaaaatcgtCGTCAAAAAGATCTTGAATATCGGCGccgagaaaaacaaaataagagacCTAAATTTGGGGAAAAGCCCAAGTGGATGCTTGGAGGACAATATGCCCCAGCAGCAGTTGGAAGTAATAGGGACGCAATTCAAAATCCTCGTCAAACAGCAGCAGATATGCGTAAAATGACATATGGTTCAAAACAGAATcactctgataatttttccagaaATGAATCTGAACGAAGCCAATCTAACAAACGTAagcatgaagatgaagaagatgatgagccAGCAGATGAAGTAAAACTCTGGGAAAGTGGTTGGAAGGACAGGTATTATAAGTCAAAATTTGATGTTGATAAGGATGATGTTGCTTTTCGGCATCAAGTTGCTAATCATTATGTACGTGGACTCTGTTGGGTTTTGAGATACTACTATCAAGGATGTGCCAGTTGGAAGTGGTATTTTCCATATCATTATGCACCATTtgcctcagattttttgaatgtaGGTGATCTATcaaatgaatttgaaaaaaaCACTGAACCATTTAAACCTTTAGAACAGCTAATGGGAGTTTTTCCAGCAGCTAGTCGTCAATTCTTACCTGTTACTTGGCAACGATTGATGGTTGATGAAGATTCTCCAGTTATTGACTTTTATCCTATCGATTTTAAAGTTGATCTTAATGGCAAGAAATATGCTTGGCAAGGAGTAGCTCTTCTTCCTTTTGTTGATGAAATTAGGCTAAAGAAAGCTCTTAGCAGTGTTTATGATGATCTTACAGGTGAAGAAAAACTTAGGAATACCAGAGGTAGTGACCGATTGTTTGTTGGTTGTAAAAATCCAATTCACAGTTACTTTGATTCTTTATACGAGCAAAATCAATATAATGTGAAATCACAGATTAATCCAAAGTTAGCTGAAGGTATGGCAGGCACTGTTTGGTGTGATAACACTGCTGTTTTACCAGGCCACACTTTCTTCTCACCTCTTTCAAAATTGAAGGATTTTAAAAACCAagcattgtgtgtatattttgctgACCCACATTATGGTGATGACTTTTTGTTTTCTGCTAAAGTTTTACCTAATGCTGTTTTCCCACCACCAACAGTCAAACCATCTGACTATGATAGAAAAAATCGTAATCAGCCATATAGACCTCAATTAGGATTTCAGAGAAACTCTGGGTACCGTGACACAGATGTTAATGCAATGGTACGAATGATACGCCACAGTACCAATCAGCCGAATCAACCTACACAACAAGGCTACTCTGGAGATGGTGCTAGGATTCCCCCACCTTTGGAGTTATATCAAGGaagaaattataataatcctcCTCCAATGTTGATGAATTGGAACaatgacaattacaacaacagTGGTTACTCTGGAAATCgttatggaggaggaggaggaggaggaggttataGGCAACAGAACAGAGGAGGTGGAGGATATAACAGAAGATTTAATAATCCACGAGGTGGTGGAAACTATGGTTATaaccaaaatagaaacaaaagtgGGTGGACTGATCAGTATGATCAATATAGAGGCAATAACTCTAGATCATACAAATGA